The following are from one region of the Bactrocera oleae isolate idBacOlea1 chromosome 6, idBacOlea1, whole genome shotgun sequence genome:
- the LOC106619690 gene encoding uncharacterized protein — protein MCSLKVCLIFVVGIIAVSCISSTNAAVFTQPAAFHPAHRGKCFDKITRRAMLPNKEYKPKGICAVMTCDIHRQTINIETCPYVEMPGCEELPSDPNWAFPKCCAQFKCTDFKTGKEFIVSA, from the exons atgtgctCACTAAAAGTGTGTTTAATCTTCGTCGTGGGTATTATTGCTGTGAGCTGCATAAGCAGTACAAATGCTGCCGTGTTCACACAACCCGCTGCCTTCCATCCTG CGCATCGTGGCAAGTGCTTCGATAAGATCACCCGCCGTGCTATGCTGCCGAACAAGGAGTACAAGCCGAAAGGCATTTGCGCCGTCATGACATGCGACATACACAGGCAGACGATCAATATTGAGACCTGCCCGTACGTGGAGATGCCCGGCTGTGAAGAGTTGCCCAGCGATCCCAATTGGGCATTCCCTAAGTGCTGTGCACAATTTAAGTGTACGGACTTCAAGACCGGCAAGGAGTTCATTGTGTCGGCGTAG